The Portunus trituberculatus isolate SZX2019 unplaced genomic scaffold, ASM1759143v1 PGA_scaffold_495__1_contigs__length_13985, whole genome shotgun sequence nucleotide sequence ACCCGGGAGTGCGTCTCGTACAACTGAATTGGGGTCGTTCTTGGCTCGCTCGTACTCCTCAGTCCAGGGAAAGATCCACGAGCTGAGGGAAGCCAAGTTGTCCTTTACGTGGTCCAGAATGCTCTGTTCCGCCTGTGAAGGGCCTGTATGGTTCAGGATCAGGTTCCTGTTGCGGAGGAGGTGGTCGAGCTCGGTGCCGGTGGTGGGGGGCTTCCTCCTTTTCGGGAGTTTCCCAAAGAACCCGAATCTCACCTCCTCGGTGTCTGTGTCCTCcgtgtcctcctcgtcctcctcgggCTCAGAGTCGTCCGTCCCTCCTGTGCTTAGAGAGGGCGACGGTGGAGGGTCCATGGTTTCTCCAGCGACAGAGGCAGCAGGGCCGGCGGATGCGAGCTTTGCTGGGGAAGAGGCTCCTTGCATCGAAATTATAGCCTTGCCTACCCCCTCAGACACTGCCTGGAGGATGTCATTAGGGACACAGAGTGGCGGTGGGGTCGGTTCCCGGTTGGGCGTTACGTGTTACGCGCTGATCCgatcttccttttatatagaGGAAACGAGCCCGCCGAAGAACAGATAACGCACAACACACCGACTCGCTCCCGCAGCTGACGGAGTGTTACTTGCtaataactaccactactacttgttaatcccacctactactaccaccactactcgcCATGTCCGGACgcggcaaaggaggaaaggtgaagggaaagtcaaAGTCCCGTTCCAGCCGTGCTGGACTCCAGTTCCCGGTCGGCAGGATTCATCGCCTCCTGAGGAAGGGCAACTACGCCGAGCGAGTGGGGGCTGGCGCCCCCGTGTACCTTGCAGCGGTCATGGAGTACCTGGCCGCCGAAGTCCTCGAGCTTGCCGGCAACGCCGCCCGCGACAACAAGAAGACTCGCATCATCCCGCGTCACCTGCAGCTGGCCATCCGGAACGACGAGGAACTTAACAAGCTCCTCTCCGGGGTCACCATTGCACAGGGTGGCGTGCTGCCAAACATTCAGGCTGTGCTCCTTCCCAAGAAGACCGAGAAGAAGtaaatcctctcctcctcaatatcatcaccaacaaGTATATACATCCGGCTCCTCTTCGGAGCCACACATTGACACATCTAGAGAATTGAATAGACTATAGTGTTAaccatgatattaataataatgatggtatatatttttttgataatgaatgatagaaatgctaatggtagaatttttttctctttatttttttgttccggcctgcagcgctgcaaaaaaaaaaaaaaaaaaaaaaacgccttgCGCTGAGCAAATTATGGGATTAGGGCCCGTGTGTCAATGAGGACCTTGCTTCCCGCACACGCCCTCTCTGTCttgctctcttgcttccctcctggctggtaggtAGCTAGCGGGACAGGGATCAATTAACGCGgtcggtcactttgacctgtgatctcactcggcAGTCATCCAAGAGATGCGGATtaaacgttgtcaagtattgctgtgtttgcaaaaaaaaaacaaacaatgcgaaatatgttcaaagataaacaagaagcttactccaacttgccttttcttttttttttttttttttttttcttttagagcatcacaatgtatataatacaacaccgttcaattaccaagtattaagtacctacctgacttaaggtgcgtattggtgcgtgcaagtgtcccccctctcttgcttccctcctggctggtaggtggtaggtagggacagggagggagtgagtgagtgacccatggattaacgctttcactttgacctgtgatctcactcggcGGTCATCCCCGAGAGGGGAGGGCGCGCGGATCAAACGatgtcaagtattgctgtgtttgtttgcaaaaacaatgcaaaatatatttaaagataaacagaaactctctccaactttttttttttttttttttttttgttctttaaggTGTGCGTATTGGAGTGTGacagcgctgcaggccggaaAATTCCcggcaggaacaaaaaaaaaaaaaaaaaaaaaacctaaaagatCTCCATACAAGTAAGCGGTCAgaccatagtggataaggtggtggacgtgggatcgggcagacagacagacgttcacgcgtcggctcgaaagaatcacaccacacaccgttttgaaggtatgtcagtcggcgagggggatttaatgaaaggtacctacctacctacatgtcaccgcggtacccaggttctatctaggtggctacaccaaagatgatgatgatgatgatgatgatgatgatgcgcttcggtgttgatatggaccctccctccttgtatgggtaccactataaagaaataaaattgcctgcgccactaatgggcggaagcttaacaaacaaacaaacaaacaaacagcacctgtagcagcggttggtgtctgacctcacatcacttagttgataatcctttctctttcatttgatttacctttgagtgataaaacagagaggaaaacaaatagaaagaaaggaaaagaaaaaaagaaagaaaaggaaaaaaaaaaaaaaaaaaaaaaacacacacaaattgtaataatgacGTAAAGAGTAGGGACAACACTTTTACTTGGAACAACCATAGTCCTAGTAGTGTTAGTCtataacttttccttctcttcatttgtgtggACCTATAAAAGGTCCGGGATATGTTGACTCTTTTCTTATGGTGCTTttgcagttgctgttgttgacaccAAATTCCAGACACCAGATTTAACCGCCAAATCCGTAGAGGGTACGTCCCTGACGCTTGAGGGCGTAGACGACGTCCATGGCAGTGACGGTCTTGCGCTTGGCGTGCTCGGTGTAGGTGACGGCATCCCTGATGACGTTCTCGAGGAACACCTTTAGCACCCCACGAGTCTCCTCGTAGATGAGACCGGAGATGCGCTTGACGCCGCCTCGGCGAGCCAACCGACGGATAGCGGGCTTGGTGATGCCCTGGATGTTGTCACGCAAAACCTTACGGTGACGCttggctcctccctttccaagtcccttgcctcccttgccgcggccagtcatggtgacagatgatgaggcgctgctgcgagtagtagtagt carries:
- the LOC123500835 gene encoding histone H2A translates to MSGRGKGGKVKGKSKSRSSRAGLQFPVGRIHRLLRKGNYAERVGAGAPVYLAAVMEYLAAEVLELAGNAARDNKKTRIIPRHLQLAIRNDEELNKLLSGVTIAQGGVLPNIQAVLLPKKTEKK
- the LOC123500837 gene encoding histone H4, producing the protein MTGRGKGGKGLGKGGAKRHRKVLRDNIQGITKPAIRRLARRGGVKRISGLIYEETRGVLKVFLENVIRDAVTYTEHAKRKTVTAMDVVYALKRQGRTLYGFGG